In Ursus arctos isolate Adak ecotype North America unplaced genomic scaffold, UrsArc2.0 scaffold_3, whole genome shotgun sequence, one DNA window encodes the following:
- the GCC1 gene encoding GRIP and coiled-coil domain-containing protein 1, translating into MEKFGMNFGGGPSKKDLLETIETQKKQLLQYQARLKDVVRAYKSLLKEKEALEASIKVLSVSHEADVGLSGVQPPGLSFPDSVDDRCSTHSEDSTGTATSLDTAASLTSTKGEFGVEDDRLARGPPPPKSEEASGSESGVSSSSGDGPSGGGEVDKRLHQLKTQLATLTSALATVTQEKSRMEASYLADKKKMKQDLEDTSKKAEEERGRLEGELKGLQEQIAETKARLITQQHDRAQEQSDHALMLRELQKLLQEERTQRQDLELRLEETREALAGRAYAAGQMEGFELQTKQLTREVEDLKGELQALRDEKNRPDPRLQELQEEAACLKSHFQAQLQQEMRKTALAEDQLRQQSQVEEQRVAALENQISEVSELLGTYEKAKQKDQLAIQKLKERILQLDLENKTLALAASSRSPLDSHGEESSLDVNVLKDKMEKLKRLLQVAARKSQVTLDVEKLCDLEIMASSEAADGEKASALYYQQELKQLKEEFERYKMRAQVVLKSKNTKDGNLAKELEEAQEQLAELKEKYISLRLSCEELERQQRQEAEERKQELARLQQAHRQELERSQLDFRDRTLRLEEELHRQRDRALAVLAEKDLELEQLRSAALSSALPGRRSPVGGGGPGDPADPSASDGLTQALQLAAASEPTFFLYAEQLARKEVETAALRKQKRRLEVEVRQLQDRLLEEGERHREQVGALQSHIEKNIRDQSREGANLEYLKNIIYRFLTLPDALGRQQTLTAILTILHFSPEEKQVIMRLPSGASWWPSGKR; encoded by the exons ATGGAGAAGTTTGGCATGAATTTCGGGGGCGGACCGAGCAAGAAGGACCTGCTGGAGACCATTGAGACGCAGAAGAAGCAGCTCCTCCAGTACCAGGCGCGTCTTAAGGATGTAGTCCGCGCCTATAAAAGTCTCCTGAAAGAGAAGGAGGCTCTAGAGGCCAGCATTAAGGTGCTGTCGGTATCCCACGAGGCGGATGTGGGGCTCTCGGGTGTCCAGCCTCCAGGCCTCTCTTTTCCTGACTCTGTGGATGACCGATGCTCCACTCACAGCGAGGATAGCACTGGGACCGCCACCAGCTTGGATACTGCGGCCAGTCTCACCAGTACCAAGGGTGAGTTTGGGGTAGAGGATGACAGGCTGGCTCGTGGACCACCACCTCCAAAGTCCGAAGAAGCTAGCGGGTCGGAGAGTGGCGTTAGCAGTAGCAGTGGGGATGGACcatctgggggtggggaagtggaCAAACGACTGCACCAGCTGAAGACTCAGTTGGCTACTTTGACCAGCGCTTTGGCTACAGTCACCCAGGAGAAGTCTCGCATGGAAGCTTCTTACCTGGCTGACAAGAAGAAGATGAAACAGGACTTAGAGGATACCAGTaaaaaggcagaggaggaaaggggcCGTCTAGAGGGAGAATTGAAGGGGCTGCAGGAGCAGATAGCAGAAACCAAAGCCCGACTTATCACCCAACAGCATGATCGGGCTCAAGAGCAGAGTGACCATGCCTTGATGCTTCGTGAACTCCAGAAACTGCTGCAGGAGGAGAGGACCCAGCGCCAGGACTTGGAGCTTCGGCTAGAAGAGACCCGAGAAGCCCTGGCCGGGCGGGCATATGCAGCTGGTCAGATGGAAGGGTTTGAGCTGCAGACCAAGCAGCTGACCCGTGAGGTGGAGGACTTGAAAGGTGAGCTGCAGGCTCTTCGAGATGAGAAAAATCGGCCCGACCCTCGGCTGCAGGAGCTTCAGGAAGAGGCTGCCTGCCTTAAGAGCCATTTCCAGGCTCAGTTGCAGCAGGAAATGAGGAAG ACAGCCCTGGCAGAAGATCAACTACGCCAGCAATCTCAGGTGGAAGAGCAGAGGGTGGCGGCCCTGGAGAATCAGATATCTGAGGTGTCCGAGCTGCTGGGCACCTATGAGAAAGCCAAGCAGAAGGACCAGCTGGCCATCCAGAAGCTGAAGGAGCGCATCCTGCAGCTGGACCTGGAGAACAAGACGCTGGCTCTGGCCGCCTCCAGCCGGTCCCCCCTAGACAGCCATGGAGAGGAGTCCAGTCTGGATGTCAACGTCCTGAAGGATAAGATGGAGAAGCTGAAGAGGCTGCTGCAGGTGGCAGCCAGGAAGAGCCAGGTGACCCTGGACGTGGAGAAGCTCTGTGACCTGGAGATAATGGCCAGCTCGGAGGCCGCCGACGGGGAGAAGGCCTCTGCGCTCTACTACCAGCAGGAGCTGAAACAGCTGAAGGAGGAGTTCGAGAGGTACAAGATGAGGGCCCAGGTGGTCCTCAAGAGCAAGAACACCAAAGACGGGAATCTGGccaaggagctggaggaggcccAGGAGCAGCTCGCGGAACTGAAGGAGAAGTATATCTCCCTGCGGCTGTCCTGCGAGGAGCTCGAGCGCCAGCAGCGGCAGGAGGCCGAGGAGCGGAAGCAGGAGCTGGCCCGGCTGCAGCAGGCCCACCGGCAGGAGCTGGAGCGCAGCCAGCTGGACTTCAGGGACCGCACGCTGAGACTGGAAGAGGAGCTGCACCGGCAGCGGGACCGGGCCCTGGCCGTGCTGGCCGAGAAGGACTTGGAGCTGGAGCAGCTGCGCTCGGCGGCCTTGTCCTCCGCGCTGCCGGGACGCCGGAGCCCCGTGGGCGGCGGGGGGCCCGGGGACCCGGCCGACCCGTCTGCCTCCGACGGCCTGACGCAAGCGCTGCAGCTGGCCGCGGCCAGCGAGCCCACCTTCTTCCTGTACGCCGAGCAGCTGGCCCGCAAGGAGGTGGAGACGGCCGCGCTGAGGAAGCAGAAGCGCCGGCTGGAGGTGGAGGTGCGTCAGCTGCAGGACCGGCTGCTGGAGGAGGGCGAGCGGCACCGCGAGCAGGTGGGAGCCCTGCAGAGCCACATTGAGAAGAACATCAGGGACCAGAGTCGGGAGGGAGCCAACCTGGAGTACCTCAAGAACATCATCTACCGCTTCCTGACCTTGCCTGACGCGCTGGGCCGCCAGCAGACGCTCACGGCCATCCTGACCATCTTGCACTTCAGTCCCGAGGAGAAGCAAGTGATCATGCGGCTCCCGAGCGGTGCCAGCTGGTGGCCTTCTGGCAAGAGATGA